One genomic window of Trichlorobacter lovleyi includes the following:
- a CDS encoding rhomboid family intramembrane serine protease — translation MATLSEYFSKHEEQAFIGKAFLTIFAIMLIREYLSGLLMLFFILFPVLFLIYIRLQAAVLDMRPTDLLAQHITFMPVMHTDKELLRKETPYLTYGIVLLNVVIYYLLEVGFDNLEFIEKNLLFLPLEPNAWNIPASLFSSMFLHAGSGHLWGNMLFLWAIGSVVERRIGPQRFGILYLVTGLFGSLAYVLVEFLANGTAGHALGASGAISGIMGIFAVRCYFKSMVFPLPVLGIFSLIFPISLKVRLNSLVIIGLFFLADLSGGIGQLAGTNSSMIGHWAHLGGMISGMIIAGFLKLGKDAVEERHLEAGVQASHAKTGYAGGEKSIALVLQNSPDNSDALLAMARLKSKFTPTDEGREYYAKAIATLLRTRQQEAADVFKEYYQKYLKGLDPALLLTLAGVLQRRQDLNTASRCLEMAADDPDASPQIRERALLQNAILLNRMGLDEATGAAYQTYLREFPHGDSAAKARMYLGLPEPEMQPHTAPPPPPAAPRQTTDPIKQCPACREVMIKRTATNGEHAGKQFWVCTGYPASCKTVEAVG, via the coding sequence GACCATCTTTGCCATCATGCTGATCCGTGAATACCTGAGCGGCCTGCTCATGCTGTTTTTCATCCTCTTTCCGGTACTGTTCCTGATCTACATCAGACTCCAGGCCGCTGTCCTTGATATGCGGCCAACAGACCTGTTGGCCCAACATATAACCTTCATGCCGGTCATGCATACCGACAAGGAGCTGCTGCGGAAAGAGACACCCTATCTCACCTACGGCATTGTCCTGCTGAACGTTGTTATCTACTACCTGCTTGAAGTCGGATTTGACAACCTGGAATTCATTGAAAAGAACCTGCTCTTTCTCCCGCTGGAACCGAACGCATGGAACATCCCGGCCAGCCTCTTCTCCTCCATGTTCCTGCATGCCGGTAGCGGCCATCTCTGGGGCAACATGCTGTTTCTATGGGCCATTGGCAGTGTTGTTGAACGACGTATCGGCCCACAGCGGTTTGGCATACTGTATCTGGTAACCGGCCTCTTTGGCAGCCTGGCCTATGTGCTGGTTGAGTTCCTTGCCAACGGCACGGCCGGACATGCCTTGGGCGCCTCTGGCGCCATATCGGGAATCATGGGGATCTTTGCCGTGCGCTGCTACTTCAAGAGCATGGTTTTCCCATTGCCTGTCCTCGGCATCTTTTCACTCATTTTTCCGATCAGCCTGAAGGTCAGACTTAATTCTCTGGTCATTATCGGGCTCTTTTTCCTGGCCGACCTTTCAGGCGGTATTGGGCAGCTCGCCGGCACCAACAGCTCCATGATCGGTCATTGGGCCCACCTGGGTGGTATGATCTCAGGCATGATCATTGCCGGCTTCCTGAAACTGGGCAAAGACGCGGTAGAGGAACGGCACCTTGAAGCCGGAGTACAGGCGTCACATGCCAAAACAGGCTATGCCGGTGGAGAAAAGTCCATTGCCCTTGTTCTGCAGAACAGCCCGGACAACTCTGATGCCCTGTTGGCCATGGCCAGACTTAAATCAAAGTTTACCCCCACAGATGAAGGCCGGGAGTACTACGCAAAGGCTATTGCCACGCTGCTTAGAACCCGTCAGCAGGAGGCAGCCGATGTCTTCAAGGAATACTACCAGAAATATCTTAAAGGCCTTGATCCTGCTTTATTGCTGACACTGGCCGGCGTCCTGCAGCGCAGACAGGATTTGAATACCGCTTCACGCTGTCTGGAAATGGCTGCCGACGATCCTGATGCATCTCCCCAGATCAGGGAGCGCGCCCTCCTCCAGAATGCCATCCTGCTGAACAGAATGGGACTTGACGAAGCGACCGGCGCGGCCTATCAAACCTATCTGAGGGAGTTTCCCCACGGCGATAGCGCAGCCAAGGCCAGAATGTATCTGGGACTGCCTGAGCCTGAAATGCAGCCGCATACAGCGCCGCCCCCACCACCGGCTGCCCCACGGCAGACAACAGATCCGATAAAACAGTGCCCGGCCTGCCGGGAAGTTATGATCAAGCGCACGGCAACCAATGGCGAACATGCCGGCAAGCAGTTCTGGGTCTGCACGGGCTATCCGGCAAGCTGTAAAACCGTTGAGGCGGTCGGATAG
- a CDS encoding DEAD/DEAH box helicase produces the protein MSFAELNLHASIQKAISACGYATPTPIQAEAIPQALSGRDLIASAQTGTGKTAAFIIPALERLAKPGPAGIGPRVLVLTPTRELAAQVADSVARYGRFLRMRYGSIVGGMPYPDQVRLLRQPVDLIVATPGRLIDHLERGRIDLSRVELLVLDEADRMLDMGFTDAVDQIAAATPKKRQTLLFTATMDDPMARLAGRLLKEPTRIAISSPKENHDSIEQRMHLTDNLGHKHKMLHHLLEDPTITQAIIFSATKRDADTLARDLYDRGLSAAALHGDMTQGARTRTLNNLRRGRVRFLVATDVAARGLDINGISHVINFDLPRAAEDYVHRIGRTGRAGATGVAISFVSPADAVYLQRIQRYTGQTVQMHTIPGLEPVSTLPVPGRGGNAAGKGRRPFAAGGQRRQGAGAGKGGAAPKSKSGYQQRGRSQR, from the coding sequence ATGTCGTTTGCAGAACTGAATTTGCATGCCTCCATCCAGAAGGCCATTTCCGCCTGTGGTTATGCCACCCCGACACCGATTCAGGCCGAGGCCATTCCTCAGGCGCTCTCAGGACGCGACCTGATCGCCTCTGCCCAGACCGGTACCGGCAAGACCGCGGCCTTTATCATTCCGGCCCTTGAGCGTCTGGCAAAGCCGGGGCCGGCCGGGATCGGACCCCGCGTGCTGGTACTGACCCCCACCCGTGAGCTGGCCGCCCAGGTTGCTGACTCGGTAGCCCGTTATGGCCGCTTCCTGCGTATGCGCTACGGCTCCATCGTGGGCGGTATGCCGTACCCCGATCAGGTCCGTCTGCTGCGTCAGCCGGTTGACCTGATTGTTGCCACCCCGGGCCGCCTGATCGACCACCTTGAGCGTGGCCGCATTGACCTGTCACGGGTAGAGCTGCTGGTGCTGGATGAGGCAGACCGGATGCTGGACATGGGCTTTACCGATGCCGTGGATCAGATTGCCGCTGCCACCCCCAAAAAGCGCCAGACCCTGCTGTTTACCGCCACCATGGATGACCCGATGGCACGCCTGGCCGGACGCCTGCTGAAGGAGCCGACCCGGATCGCCATCTCCAGCCCCAAGGAGAACCATGACTCCATTGAACAGCGGATGCACCTGACCGACAACCTGGGTCACAAGCACAAGATGCTGCATCACCTGCTGGAAGACCCAACCATTACCCAGGCGATCATCTTCTCTGCCACCAAGCGGGATGCCGATACCCTGGCCCGTGATCTGTATGATCGTGGCCTCTCTGCCGCTGCCCTGCATGGTGACATGACCCAGGGTGCCCGTACCCGTACCTTGAACAACCTGCGTCGCGGCAGGGTCCGCTTCCTGGTTGCCACCGATGTGGCAGCCCGCGGTCTTGATATCAACGGTATCAGCCATGTCATCAACTTTGACCTGCCCCGTGCCGCTGAAGACTATGTGCACCGGATCGGCCGGACCGGTCGTGCCGGTGCCACCGGGGTCGCCATCTCCTTTGTCTCCCCTGCTGATGCGGTCTATCTGCAGCGGATTCAACGTTACACCGGCCAAACCGTGCAGATGCACACCATCCCCGGCCTTGAGCCGGTCAGCACCCTGCCGGTGCCGGGCCGTGGCGGCAACGCTGCAGGCAAGGGGCGTCGTCCTTTTGCAGCCGGTGGCCAACGCCGTCAGGGAGCCGGTGCCGGTAAGGGCGGTGCAGCACCCAAATCAAAATCAGGCTATCAGCAGCGGGGCCGCAGCCAGCGCTAA